AGGTGCGACCGGGACCCTTGAGAAACCGTAGTAGCAGTACTCGACTCTCCATAAACTGCTGAATGCCCAGGCCAATGGAGCGCAGCACCACCCCCAGGGCCACTTGAGACTTGCCCTTGCCGTCGCCGTCATAGACATGGATCTGGCCAGTGAGCCGCTCGCTGTTGCCCTGGGCTGTCCGAATGCCGATGCCGGTTTTAACCATAGTGTTGAATGCCTGGGTAGGACCAGAGATGAAAAGGGGGTTTGCACGGATAGCCCTACACCTAGAGGTCTGGTAGAAGGGGCTACCGTTGGTAATTTAACCTACAAATTCTAGCGAAACCCCTGCAGACGATATACCCTATTGCCTAGATTCGCTAGGAGTCGCCATGCCCTTTCGGGAATTACTGGAGGTGGTGGGGGTATTGCCCCTACGGGCCATTGCCTTTCAGTGCGTCTGTTTGCTAGTTGCGATCGCACTAGAGGGGGCCGTGTTGCGACAACACCTGCGCCTGGGCTACCAGACCAGCGTGCAATATGCAGCCACGGTCAACCTCTTCGCCACCAGCCTAGGCTGGCTCACCTTTCTGGGCCTAGAGCCCCTGGCTGCAGCCCCCCTACAGCGACAGATCATCAGCTATGTCCTGTTTGATCAGTTCTATGCTAATTCCATGGCTAGCCAGCTGATCTGGATGCTCCTGGCGGTGGGCATCCTCTGCTTCTTTGCCACCTTCTTCGTCAAGCTGCAGGCCCTAGAGTGGCTGATGCGGATGTTGGGACGGCTACAGCCCGCAGATCGGCAAAGTCAGCAATTGTCGCGGCGAGAACTCTACCAGCGAGCCCGGCAGGGACGGCGCCACTTCCTCACCCCCAGTTCCAGGCGCACCCTGGCCGTCTTGCAGGGCAATGCCCTCAGCTTCGTCGCCATTCTCCTGCTCCTCTCCCTGCGACGATTCGTCCTATGATCGCCCTGATCCGACAACTCATCGATCGCCTGCAGGCTTTCTTTCTGCCCCAGCAGTACTACGCCTGGCAGACCATCATTTACCTGTGTCTGTTTTCCTGGGTGATGTCCTGGGTGGCGGTGGCGGCTGGGGCCAGTGGATTTACCCGGTTTTTACTAACAGCCTTTAGTTGGGTCTTTCTGGCCATCGGTATCGGCTGGGCCTTAGAAGCCAACCGCATTCGCCCCTTTGGGTTGGTCATTGCCCCTTGGGTAGTGGGTGCCATCCTCTGCCTATTTATCTTCGGCTCCTGGCCCGGCAACCAGTGGTCCCTGGCCCTAGTCAGCTGGCCGTTGATTTCGGTGGTGGTGGTGATCATCCCCAAATTTATCGGCTGGGACTTCACGCTGCAGGTGCCCCCCCCGGGCGAACGTCAACGGCTGATCTTGCTGGGCCTGCTGGGGCTGCTGTTGAGCAGTTGGTTCCAGTTTTACTTTCGCCTGCAAAACTGGTTTGATGACTATCCCAGCCTCTTGGCGGAAGACTTGCACCACAGCGGGTTTGTCTATCGCTTCCCCGGTCAAGAGGTGCCCCTCTCCCGGGGGGTTTCGTTGCTAACGGCCGCCGAAGCCAGCCTCAAGCAAGAACTGAGCGATACACCCTGGCCCTGGGTGGAACGGTGGCTACTGAACCTGGACGAACAGCTCAACCAGCTGGATACCGCCGCCCGCCAACGCATCATGCTGCCAGAAAAAGAGGCGCCCCTGTGGCACTTAGTGGCCCCGGCTCCGGAGCGTAAGGATGAAGGCTATACCCTAATGCTGATGGCGGTTTGGCAGGGGCCGGCGGCAGAATCCCAGGGCTACTATCTGCAGAAGACCTGTCAGATTCTGCCGAAAGCCACGATCACCTCCCCCGACCAAGAGCCTGAGCCCGATCCAGCTGCCGATGACACGATCCCGCTGGTGGCTCAGGTGGAGTGTGAGCTGGGGACACCCCGCTCGCCGGGGTTCCCCTCTGTGTGAGAGGATGCTGAATCGGTATCAGTTGCCGGGAATGACCCGATGGAGATGACACGATGAGTCTGGCACGAGTTGGGGTGATTGCCCGCAATGTGTTCCTGGAGGTGATTCGCGATCGCATCCTCTATCTGGTGGCCCTATTTGCCCTGCTGCTGGTGGCGGCCACCTTGCTGCTGCCGGAAGTCTCGGCCGGGGCCCAGGACAAGATCACCCTAGACCTGGGGCTGGCAGCCATTCACCTACTGAGTGTGGTCGTGGCTGTCTTCGTTGGCACCGGGTTGGTGAACAAGGAAATCGAGAAAAAGACGGTGCTGGTGCTGATCGCCAAGCCCGTCAGCCGCCTAGAGTTCGTGATTGGCAAACACCTGGGCCTCGTCGGGGTGCTGGCGGTGCTGATCGGCTTACTCACGGTCATCTTCCTGGCCGTGCTCAGCCTCAACCGCATCGACTATCCCCTGGGCAGCCTGTTGATATCCGTAGCGTTTATGGCCTTAGAAGGCATGCTGCTGACGGCGGTGGCCATTCTATTTGGGGTGTTTACCAGCTCCCTGCTGGCCACCCTCTTGACCTTCGCTATCTATCTCATGGGCCACCTGAGCCAAGATATCGTCGCCCTGGGGCAACTGAGCGAAAACCCCAGCCTGCAGCGGCTGACCGATGGCCTTTACCTGGTGCTGCCGGACTTGGAACGGCTGAATCTGCGTAACGAAGCCATCTACGGCATGGAGCTGCTACCGCCGCTGCCAGAGCTGCTGGGCCATCTGCTCTACGCCCTGGTCTATACCCTGCTGCTGCTGGCCATCGCCATCGCCATCTTCTCTCGGCGCCAGTTTTAGGCCGGGGGATAGGCCCGAGCCTGGGAAGGGACGGCCTTAGCGCCAGCATCCCGGCCCACCATCAACAGATACACCGAGGGCACCAACAGCAAGGCCAGCAGAGTAGCTCCGCCAATGCCCCCGGCAATGGCCACGGCTAGCGGTGGCCAGAATTTACCGCCTCCCAGCAATAGGGGCACGAAGCCAATCATGGTGGTGAAGGTGGTGGTAAGAACGTGGCGGGTTTCCCGCAGGACGACCCGTTGCACTGCCTGGCGACGGCCCTGGCTGGCTTCGGGATCCTGCTTTAGGGCCGTCAGTACCACGATGGAATCGTTGATGGCCACCCCGATCAGGCCCACGGTGCCAATAATCGGGTTGAAGCCGAAGGGGTAACCAAATAGCCAGACTGCCAGGGGACCCAGCCCAAAGGATGCGATCGCAACCATGCCCATGATGGCGGCCAGGCGAAAGGACTGTAGAGACAGCACCAGGGTCGCCACCAAAATCACCGCCAACACCGCCACCGGCGCCAGCAGCCGATTGATGGCGCTGGAGCGCTCCTCCGCCTCGCCGCCATATTCGTAGCGATAGCCGGGGGGCAGCTCCAA
This portion of the Halomicronema hongdechloris C2206 genome encodes:
- a CDS encoding DUF5357 family protein, with product MIALIRQLIDRLQAFFLPQQYYAWQTIIYLCLFSWVMSWVAVAAGASGFTRFLLTAFSWVFLAIGIGWALEANRIRPFGLVIAPWVVGAILCLFIFGSWPGNQWSLALVSWPLISVVVVIIPKFIGWDFTLQVPPPGERQRLILLGLLGLLLSSWFQFYFRLQNWFDDYPSLLAEDLHHSGFVYRFPGQEVPLSRGVSLLTAAEASLKQELSDTPWPWVERWLLNLDEQLNQLDTAARQRIMLPEKEAPLWHLVAPAPERKDEGYTLMLMAVWQGPAAESQGYYLQKTCQILPKATITSPDQEPEPDPAADDTIPLVAQVECELGTPRSPGFPSV
- the fraC gene encoding filament integrity protein FraC, with translation MPFRELLEVVGVLPLRAIAFQCVCLLVAIALEGAVLRQHLRLGYQTSVQYAATVNLFATSLGWLTFLGLEPLAAAPLQRQIISYVLFDQFYANSMASQLIWMLLAVGILCFFATFFVKLQALEWLMRMLGRLQPADRQSQQLSRRELYQRARQGRRHFLTPSSRRTLAVLQGNALSFVAILLLLSLRRFVL
- a CDS encoding ABC transporter permease, whose translation is MSLARVGVIARNVFLEVIRDRILYLVALFALLLVAATLLLPEVSAGAQDKITLDLGLAAIHLLSVVVAVFVGTGLVNKEIEKKTVLVLIAKPVSRLEFVIGKHLGLVGVLAVLIGLLTVIFLAVLSLNRIDYPLGSLLISVAFMALEGMLLTAVAILFGVFTSSLLATLLTFAIYLMGHLSQDIVALGQLSENPSLQRLTDGLYLVLPDLERLNLRNEAIYGMELLPPLPELLGHLLYALVYTLLLLAIAIAIFSRRQF